In Juglans microcarpa x Juglans regia isolate MS1-56 chromosome 4S, Jm3101_v1.0, whole genome shotgun sequence, a single window of DNA contains:
- the LOC121262320 gene encoding uncharacterized protein LOC121262320 — MAHYQNKYRAAQTNAYGNVIRTNEYGKAIRTDDGNVIRTDECGTVIRTDEYGNVNRTGGKVICTNEYGNVIRTDEFGNVIHADEYGNIIRTDEYGNVIHTDEYGNVNRTDKYGNVIRTDGKVIRIDEYGNIIHTDEYGNVIHTDEYGNPIRHRGTTLQGVQHQHRHDHYGKLHRSGSSSSPEYDGQGGCNVIIMNYHHYDHP; from the exons ATGGCACATTACCAAAACAAATACAGAGCAGCCCAAACTAACGCGTATGGCAACGTTATCCGCACAAACGAATACGGCAAAGCTATCCGCACAGACGACGGCAACGTTATCCGCACAGACGAATGCGGCACCGTTATCCGCACAGACGAATACGGCAACGTTAACCGCACAGGCGGCAAAGTTATCTGCACAAACGAATACGGCAACGTTATCCGCACAGACGAATTCGGCAACGTTATCCACGCAGACGAATACGGCAACATTATCCGCACAGACGAATACGGCAACGTTATCCACACAGACGAATACGGCAACGTTAACCGCACAGACAAATACGGCAATGTTATCCGCACAGACGGCAAAGTTATCCGCATAGACGAATACGGCAACATTATCCACACAGACGAATACGGCAACGTGATTCATACGGATGAGTATGGCAACCCAATCCGCCACAGAGGCACTACTCTCCAAGGTGTGCAGCACCAGCACCGTCATGACCATTACGGCAAGCTTCATCGCTCTGGAAGCTCAAGTTCC CCTGAGTACGATGGCCAAGGCGGCTGCAACGTTATCATCATGAATTATCATCATTATGATCATCCATAG